One genomic window of Ziziphus jujuba cultivar Dongzao chromosome 4, ASM3175591v1 includes the following:
- the LOC107417165 gene encoding protein LIGHT-DEPENDENT SHORT HYPOCOTYLS 10: MSSERGKDFAEGSSSSPTDHHHQQQNQQSSSSATPSRYESQKRRDWNTFGQYLKNQRPPVPLSQCNCNHVLDFLRYLDQFGKTKVHLQGCMFFGQPEPPAPCTCPLRQAWGSLDALIGRLRAAYEENGGSPETNPFASGAIRVYLREVRECQAKARGIPYKKKKKKTNQSKGNDESSSTIQFS; this comes from the coding sequence ATGTCTAGCGAAAGAGGCAAAGATTTCGCAGAAGGATCTTCATCCTCTCCCACTGATCATCATCACCAACAACAAAATCAGCAGTCTTCGTCATCGGCTACTCCAAGCCGATACGAATCACAAAAACGAAGGGACTGGAACACCTTTGGACAATACTTGAAGAACCAAAGGCCTCCAGTCCCACTGTCCCAGTGCAATTGCAACCATGTGTTGGACTTCCTTAGGTATTTGGACCAATTTGGGAAGACAAAAGTGCACCTCCAAGGCTGCATGTTTTTCGGACAACCCGAACCGCCAGCACCGTGCACTTGTCCACTTAGACAAGCTTGGGGAAGCCTTGATGCTCTTATTGGAAGGCTTAGAGCTGCTTATGAGGAAAATGGAGGCTCGCCAGAGACTAACCCTTTTGCAAGTGGTGCAATCCGTGTGTATCTGAGGGAGGTCAGGGAGTGTCAAGCTAAAGCTAGAGGAATACCttacaagaagaagaaaaagaagacaaatCAAAGCAAAGGAAACGACGAATCAAGTTCTACCATTCAGTTTTCTTGA